DNA from Candidatus Neomarinimicrobiota bacterium:
GTGCCCGTGCGGCCCAACAGGAACAGTCCCAGCAGGCCGCCATAGGTGTAGGAGGCAATCTGTAGCCCCAGCACGACCACGGGGCTGTCCCGTGGCACCAGCATGAAAAGCAGGGCCGCTCCCATGAGCACCAGGCCCCACCCCAGGCTGATGAATCGCGACAGGCGCAGGTCATCGGTGCGCTTCAGCCAGTCATTCACCGTGGACGAGGCCAGGCTGTTGATGGACGAGCTGAGGGTGGACATGGCCGCCGCCAACACCCCCGCCAGCAGAATCCCTTTCAGTCCCGTGGGCAAATAGTCCGCGATAAAGCGGGGGTATTCCTGATCCACCCCCAGCGCTTCGCCCTGGAACAGCACCCACAGCAGGCTCCCAACCAACAGGAAGAGGGCGAACTGGAAGGTGACGAACACACCGCTGCCCACCAGGGCCATGCGGGCGGCCTTCAGGCTGCGGGTGGCGAGCAGGCGCTGCACCATCATGTAGTCCGTGCCGTGCGAGGCAAAGGACAGGAACGCGCCGCCCAGCAGGGCCGCGGGAAAGGCATAGGCCGATCTGAACGAGAAGACTGCGCCGGCTTGCAGGTTAAACACCCCCAGCTTGCTCTCCCTCGCCAGTTGAGCAATGCCCGCCCCCAGGCCACCGGCCAGCAGATCGTTGATGATCCACAGCGAGACAAGTCCGCACCCCAGGTAGAGCATGAACTGCACCGTGTCCATCCACACCACCGACC
Protein-coding regions in this window:
- a CDS encoding sodium:solute symporter, translating into MNHPLDLWILALFLGATVAYGIWSGRYSKSTSAYFLAERSMPWWAVMLSLVATETSVLTFISVPGIAYRGNWFFLQLAFGYILGRVAVSLLLLPLYYAQGITSIYQYIGQRFGTQVQRFSSAIFLMTRLLADGVRFFATAFLMQQLLGWSIPLSVLVLGAVTLIYTLAGGIRSVVWMDTVQFMLYLGCGLVSLWIINDLLAGGLGAGIAQLARESKLGVFNLQAGAVFSFRSAYAFPAALLGGAFLSFASHGTDYMMVQRLLATRSLKAARMALVGSGVFVTFQFALFLLVGSLLWVLFQGEALGVDQEYPRFIADYLPTGLKGILLAGVLAAAMSTLSSSINSLASSTVNDWLKRTDDLRLSRFISLGWGLVLMGAALLFMLVPRDSPVVVLGLQIASYTYGGLLGLFLLGRTGTRFHPTALMAGLLGAAAAVLALKGLGIAWTWYIIAATGVNMGLAYGVNLVLMGRAAKDGA